The following coding sequences lie in one Rhizobium rhododendri genomic window:
- a CDS encoding cyclase family protein, whose amino-acid sequence MTSNTLASLATALVSGSIKVVDLTASLGPDTPVLYLPPQFGKNTPKVKVHTISQYNEDGPFWAWNWLELGEHTGTHFDAPSHWITGKDNPRNTTDTIPPQNFVAPVNVIDRSKEAAANPDYLLTVDSIKEWEAEHGDIEAGSWVLLRTDWYKRNGSTETFLNADENGPHSPGPTAEAIEYLLTKDIIGWGQETIGTDAGSAGGMNPPFPAHNLMHKNNRYGLASLCQLDLLPPKGAILIAAPLKIVSGTGSPVRALALIAQ is encoded by the coding sequence ATGACGTCGAACACGCTTGCAAGCCTGGCCACCGCCCTCGTTTCGGGCTCCATCAAGGTCGTCGATCTCACCGCATCGCTCGGCCCCGACACCCCGGTGCTCTACCTGCCGCCGCAGTTCGGCAAGAACACGCCGAAGGTCAAGGTCCACACCATCTCGCAGTATAACGAGGATGGGCCGTTCTGGGCCTGGAACTGGCTGGAACTCGGCGAGCATACCGGCACCCATTTCGATGCACCGAGCCACTGGATCACCGGCAAGGACAACCCCCGGAACACCACAGACACCATTCCTCCGCAGAATTTCGTCGCCCCCGTGAATGTCATCGATCGTTCGAAGGAGGCCGCCGCCAACCCGGACTATCTGCTGACCGTCGACAGCATCAAGGAATGGGAAGCTGAGCACGGCGACATCGAAGCCGGATCCTGGGTATTGCTGCGCACTGACTGGTACAAGCGCAACGGTTCGACCGAGACATTCTTGAACGCCGACGAGAACGGCCCGCATTCGCCGGGTCCGACTGCCGAGGCGATCGAATATCTGCTCACCAAGGACATCATCGGCTGGGGCCAGGAAACCATCGGCACAGATGCCGGCTCGGCCGGTGGCATGAACCCGCCCTTCCCGGCCCACAACCTGATGCACAAGAACAACCGCTACGGTCTCGCCAGCCTCTGCCAGCTTGATCTTCTGCCGCCAAAGGGCGCCATTCTCATCGCCGCCCCACTGAAGATCGTCTCCGGCACCGGCTCCCCCGTCCGCGCCCTGGCCCTGATCGCCCAATAG
- a CDS encoding phytoene desaturase family protein, which yields MSSHDYIIVGSGINALVAAAMLGKRGRKVLILERNERIGGCLRSEEITEPGFVHDVMATTMVLFLTSPAYGALGKDLEARGLAFSHADLPTGVLRPDGSNVIFSRDRQRNIATFEALSAGDGKTFSDEMDKLGADAPFLFSLLGGALWSGNILKTVSRQAWGRGLRNLAAWFGNALTPARGYLQTAYGSDLARALWAPWVLHCGLSPEDSYSAEMLKVIGFAIELAGCPVATGGAGVLVTAFERLIADQGGTIRTGADVASILPGPGNVAGGVRLAGGETLTATGGVICSTTPNQLYERLMADWPGPLPAQIRKDVSQYRYGKGNMQIHYALSAPPRWKHNPELGQVALLHLTPGLDGVSRACNECERGLLPAEPTVCVGQPVSFDPSRAPEGKSILWLQLPEAPRLLKGDAAAKIETPADGRWTETVREQYADRIEALLASHIENFAEIRLARRAYSPADLETMNMNLVGGDPYGGHCGLDQFFLWRPFKSSVNHRTHIKGLYHIGASSHPGPGLGGGSGFLLASSLK from the coding sequence ATGAGCAGCCATGACTACATAATCGTTGGCAGCGGCATCAATGCGCTGGTTGCGGCGGCCATGCTGGGCAAGAGGGGTCGCAAGGTTCTGATCCTCGAGCGCAACGAGCGTATCGGCGGATGCCTGCGCAGCGAGGAGATCACTGAGCCCGGCTTCGTCCACGACGTCATGGCGACAACGATGGTGCTGTTCCTGACCTCGCCGGCCTACGGGGCGCTCGGTAAGGATCTGGAGGCGCGCGGCCTTGCTTTCTCGCATGCCGACCTGCCAACCGGCGTGCTGCGTCCGGACGGATCGAACGTCATCTTTTCCAGGGATCGCCAGCGCAACATAGCAACATTCGAAGCCCTCTCGGCAGGCGACGGCAAGACTTTCTCCGACGAAATGGACAAGCTCGGAGCCGATGCGCCATTCCTGTTCTCCCTGCTCGGCGGCGCTCTCTGGTCGGGCAACATCTTGAAGACTGTGTCCCGGCAGGCCTGGGGGCGAGGCCTTCGCAACCTTGCTGCCTGGTTCGGCAACGCTCTGACGCCCGCGCGCGGCTACCTGCAAACAGCCTACGGCTCGGACCTTGCCCGCGCACTCTGGGCACCTTGGGTGCTGCATTGCGGCCTCAGCCCGGAAGATTCCTATTCCGCCGAAATGCTGAAGGTCATCGGGTTTGCCATCGAACTTGCGGGCTGCCCGGTAGCGACAGGGGGCGCCGGCGTTCTGGTCACTGCTTTCGAACGGCTGATTGCGGACCAGGGCGGCACCATCCGTACGGGTGCCGATGTCGCAAGCATCCTGCCCGGCCCCGGCAACGTCGCCGGCGGCGTTCGCCTTGCGGGTGGTGAAACCCTCACCGCCACCGGCGGCGTCATCTGCTCGACGACCCCGAACCAGCTTTATGAGCGCCTGATGGCCGACTGGCCCGGGCCGCTGCCGGCACAGATCCGCAAGGATGTCTCCCAATATCGCTATGGCAAGGGCAACATGCAGATCCACTACGCGCTGTCCGCCCCGCCCCGCTGGAAACATAACCCTGAGCTCGGCCAGGTCGCGTTGCTGCACCTGACCCCCGGCCTCGACGGTGTCTCGCGCGCCTGCAACGAATGCGAACGCGGTCTACTGCCGGCGGAACCCACCGTTTGCGTCGGCCAGCCGGTATCCTTCGACCCCAGCCGGGCGCCCGAGGGCAAGTCCATCCTCTGGCTACAATTGCCGGAAGCGCCGCGCCTGCTGAAAGGCGATGCCGCGGCCAAGATCGAGACACCGGCGGATGGCCGCTGGACGGAGACGGTGCGCGAACAGTATGCGGATCGCATAGAGGCGTTGCTGGCGAGCCACATCGAAAACTTCGCCGAAATCAGGCTTGCCCGCCGCGCCTACTCTCCGGCCGATCTCGAGACGATGAACATGAACCTCGTCGGCGGCGACCCCTATGGCGGCCATTGTGGCCTCGACCAGTTTTTTCTCTGGCGGCCCTTCAAGTCTTCGGTTAATCACCGCACCCACATCAAGGGCCTGTACCATATCGGTGCGTCGTCCCACCCGGGCCCTGGCCTCGGCGGCGGTTCGGGTTTCCTGCTCGCATCCTCGCTGAAATAA
- a CDS encoding MarR family winged helix-turn-helix transcriptional regulator yields the protein MEERFSGVVLRRKDDGYDARPTMGEIGLNHFAPYLMNRLMSRWNANMADELKELDISTAKMRALAVLSVSTSVTINELSIFAVTEQSTMSRTLDSLETQGYIRRQPRAEDMRIRDVSITEEGRAAFEKVWPTMYDLLLQMFDGVEEAEYRAFIGTLHKVLHNIRKHEI from the coding sequence ATGGAAGAACGGTTTTCAGGTGTCGTGCTCAGGCGCAAGGACGATGGCTACGATGCCCGCCCGACCATGGGCGAGATCGGCCTGAACCATTTCGCGCCCTATCTGATGAACCGGCTGATGTCCCGCTGGAACGCCAACATGGCCGACGAGCTGAAGGAACTGGACATCTCGACCGCCAAGATGCGGGCGCTGGCGGTGCTCAGCGTCTCGACCTCAGTGACCATCAACGAGCTGTCGATCTTCGCCGTGACCGAGCAGTCGACAATGAGCCGGACGCTGGATTCGCTGGAAACCCAGGGCTACATCCGTCGGCAACCGCGCGCCGAAGACATGCGCATCCGCGATGTCTCGATCACCGAGGAAGGCCGTGCCGCCTTCGAAAAAGTCTGGCCGACGATGTACGACCTGTTGCTGCAGATGTTCGACGGCGTCGAGGAAGCCGAATACCGCGCCTTCATCGGAACGCTGCACAAGGTGCTGCACAATATCCGCAAGCACGAGATCTGA
- a CDS encoding MarR family winged helix-turn-helix transcriptional regulator — MIAIKMRALAVLSVSTSVTINELSIFAVTEQSTMSRTLDSLETQGYIRRQPRAEDMRIRDVSITEEGRAAFEKVWPTMYDLLLQMFDGVEEAEYRAFIGTLHKVLHNIRKHEI, encoded by the coding sequence GTGATAGCGATCAAGATGCGGGCGCTGGCGGTGCTCAGCGTCTCGACGTCAGTGACCATCAACGAGCTGTCGATCTTCGCCGTGACCGAGCAGTCGACAATGAGCCGGACGCTGGATTCGCTGGAAACCCAGGGCTATATCCGCCGGCAACCGCGCGCCGAAGACATGCGTATCCGCGATGTCTCGATCACCGAGGAAGGCCGCGCCGCCTTCGAGAAAGTCTGGCCGACGATGTACGACCTGCTGCTGCAGATGTTCGACGGCGTCGAGGAAGCCGAATACCGCGCCTTCATCGGAACGCTGCACAAGGTGCTGCATAATATCCGCAAGCACGAGATTTGA
- a CDS encoding nucleotidyltransferase family protein, protein MDRKEVITRLKATEPQIRALGVDALYLYGSYASDSARSDSDIDVLVDFCPESGKGLTAFMMPYQLLEDQFPGVEIGYGTRESISPAYRASVEQSAIRVF, encoded by the coding sequence ATGGACCGGAAAGAAGTCATTACCCGCCTGAAAGCCACCGAGCCGCAGATACGCGCGCTGGGTGTTGATGCTCTCTATCTGTACGGCTCATATGCCAGCGACAGCGCGCGCAGTGATAGCGATATTGATGTCTTGGTCGATTTTTGTCCGGAGAGCGGCAAGGGCCTGACAGCTTTCATGATGCCTTACCAACTTTTGGAAGACCAGTTCCCAGGCGTCGAAATTGGTTACGGTACGCGGGAGTCAATTTCGCCTGCCTATCGCGCCTCTGTAGAGCAAAGCGCGATCAGAGTATTCTGA
- a CDS encoding HepT-like ribonuclease domain-containing protein — MTSAKSVHVRLLHILENIDGILSATKDVKPDAIADDFLVLRAIERCIQIISEAAKELPSKMRSSEPDISWRAIIGIGNLLRHEYYRIRPGDLWDIIHVHLPKLRPAIARLLSEAEQ; from the coding sequence ATGACCTCAGCGAAGAGTGTGCATGTCCGCTTGCTGCACATTCTGGAGAACATCGATGGCATTCTGTCTGCCACAAAGGATGTGAAGCCGGATGCGATCGCCGACGATTTTTTGGTCCTGCGCGCCATAGAGCGCTGCATTCAGATTATATCCGAGGCAGCGAAGGAATTGCCCTCCAAAATGCGTTCGAGCGAACCCGATATTTCCTGGCGTGCCATCATTGGCATCGGCAATCTGCTGAGACATGAATATTACCGCATTCGACCGGGCGACCTATGGGACATTATCCACGTCCACTTGCCCAAACTACGACCAGCCATTGCAAGGCTTCTGTCAGAGGCAGAACAATGA
- a CDS encoding MFS transporter has translation MDDLQASGVDAGTSARRQNTGLMVVLLCWFAIFAEGYDVGVLGAILPALSTDSAWGLTPMQLGAMGSYTIFGMLVGGILIGTLSDLYGRKPMFLCCLSLFAVCMIVTSAAPTPTVFAISRFVAGLGLGGIIPIAAALTIEYSPARRKSLNYGIMYSGYSLGLFAAALVGRGLLADYGWRPVVLIGALPLLCVPVMAWLLPESLDYLVSRKRNEAAAKLATRLRLPVPVEPSHTREMVGWRTALGEIFSPKNAFATICFWLALFMGLLLVYGLAQWLPQIMRKSGYDLGDSLLFLAVFSFTSAIGGIVLGQWADRFGVKLTVTLSYLLGAIGIAALAFKGSILLNYAVVAVAGFGTVSASLILTGYLAHYLKPSVRAAGTGWALSFARIGALLGPLIGGYIASIAVAPEWNFYVFAIIAAIAAGATALIPNKPAG, from the coding sequence ATGGACGATCTTCAAGCATCCGGGGTCGACGCGGGTACCTCTGCCAGACGCCAGAACACCGGTTTGATGGTGGTACTCCTGTGCTGGTTTGCCATTTTTGCTGAGGGCTATGACGTTGGCGTGCTCGGTGCCATCCTGCCGGCGCTCTCGACCGACAGCGCCTGGGGTCTGACGCCGATGCAGCTTGGCGCCATGGGCAGCTACACCATTTTCGGCATGCTGGTCGGTGGTATCCTGATCGGTACGCTGAGCGATCTCTACGGACGCAAGCCGATGTTTCTGTGCTGCCTGTCGCTGTTCGCGGTCTGCATGATCGTCACCTCGGCAGCGCCGACGCCCACCGTCTTTGCCATCAGCCGCTTCGTGGCGGGGCTCGGTCTCGGCGGCATAATCCCCATCGCCGCGGCGTTGACTATCGAGTATTCCCCGGCCAGGAGGAAGAGCCTGAACTACGGCATAATGTATTCCGGCTATTCGCTGGGGCTGTTTGCGGCGGCCTTGGTCGGTCGGGGGCTGCTTGCGGATTACGGTTGGCGACCGGTGGTGCTGATCGGCGCGCTGCCGTTGCTCTGTGTCCCCGTCATGGCCTGGTTGCTGCCAGAATCGCTGGACTATCTTGTCTCCCGCAAGCGCAACGAGGCGGCTGCGAAGCTGGCCACGCGGCTCCGTCTGCCGGTCCCGGTTGAACCTTCCCACACCAGGGAGATGGTCGGCTGGCGAACTGCACTCGGCGAAATCTTCTCACCGAAAAACGCCTTTGCGACGATATGTTTCTGGCTAGCGCTGTTCATGGGGCTGCTGCTGGTCTACGGGCTGGCGCAATGGCTGCCGCAGATCATGCGCAAGAGCGGGTATGATCTTGGCGACAGCCTGCTCTTCCTTGCCGTCTTTTCCTTTACGTCGGCGATCGGTGGTATCGTGCTCGGGCAATGGGCGGATAGATTCGGCGTGAAGCTGACGGTCACCCTGTCGTACCTGCTCGGCGCTATCGGTATCGCCGCACTCGCCTTCAAGGGTTCGATCCTGCTGAACTACGCGGTCGTAGCCGTGGCGGGTTTCGGCACGGTGTCGGCGTCGCTCATCCTGACCGGCTATCTCGCCCACTATCTCAAGCCCTCTGTCCGCGCGGCCGGCACCGGTTGGGCTCTGAGCTTCGCGCGGATCGGAGCATTGCTGGGGCCGTTGATCGGCGGCTATATCGCCAGCATCGCGGTTGCGCCCGAGTGGAATTTCTACGTCTTCGCGATCATCGCGGCAATTGCAGCCGGCGCAACCGCGCTGATCCCCAACAAACCAGCAGGTTAA
- a CDS encoding indolepyruvate oxidoreductase subunit beta family protein, with the protein MNEHVATTAVGAIRLSTDKPISIAILAMGGQGGGVLADWIVGLAESQGWMAQTTSVPGVAQRTGATIYYLELLPAREGRHPIFALMPTPGDVDIVLAAELMEAGRSVLRGLVTPDRTTLIASTHRALAVGEKEKPGDGIGNPEVVVEATDFAAKRIIAFDMDTLAAKNGSVISASMFGALAAAGVLPFSREAFEATIRGGGKGIEPSLKAFNAAFERATARTNDVVSATPHKHFDALPETAGHPSLDRIVYRIRAEFPEEAHPLLFAGARKLTDFQDPAYGDEYLSRVASLLELDRRYGGAGKGFAFTVQAAKYVAISMAYDDVIRVADLKVRASRFDRVRKEVGAKADQIVYMTEYMHPRMEEICGTLPKRLGLWIENRPKLFARLDRLVNKGRRVQTGTLFWFLSLYAVSALRGTRRGTLRHSREMAHRDAWLAMATGLLAANYDLAVEVLNNRRLVKGYSDTHARGLSKFDRVMSALPLLRDREDGAAWMKRLRQAALLDESGIALDGALKTVATL; encoded by the coding sequence ATGAACGAGCATGTTGCTACAACGGCCGTCGGCGCCATTCGCCTGTCGACGGACAAGCCGATCTCGATTGCCATTCTCGCCATGGGCGGCCAGGGCGGCGGGGTGCTTGCCGACTGGATCGTCGGGCTGGCGGAAAGCCAAGGCTGGATGGCACAGACGACGTCTGTCCCCGGCGTCGCCCAGCGTACCGGCGCCACCATCTACTATCTCGAACTGTTGCCCGCCCGCGAGGGCCGCCATCCGATCTTTGCGCTGATGCCGACGCCGGGCGACGTCGATATCGTGCTGGCCGCCGAACTGATGGAAGCCGGACGCTCCGTTCTGCGCGGCCTGGTGACGCCGGATCGTACGACGTTGATTGCCTCGACGCACCGCGCGCTGGCGGTCGGCGAGAAGGAGAAGCCGGGTGATGGCATCGGCAATCCCGAAGTTGTCGTCGAAGCCACGGATTTTGCCGCCAAGCGGATTATCGCCTTCGACATGGATACGCTGGCGGCCAAAAACGGCAGCGTCATTTCCGCGTCCATGTTCGGGGCGCTGGCCGCCGCCGGTGTGCTGCCCTTTTCAAGGGAGGCATTCGAGGCGACCATTCGCGGCGGCGGAAAAGGCATCGAGCCGAGCCTGAAGGCTTTCAATGCCGCCTTCGAGCGGGCGACGGCGAGGACCAACGATGTGGTCTCGGCGACGCCGCACAAGCATTTCGACGCGCTGCCCGAGACGGCAGGACATCCCTCTCTCGACAGGATCGTCTACCGCATCCGTGCCGAATTTCCGGAAGAGGCTCATCCGCTGCTCTTTGCCGGCGCCAGGAAGCTGACGGATTTCCAGGATCCGGCCTATGGCGACGAATATCTGAGCCGCGTGGCAAGTCTGCTTGAACTCGACCGCAGATATGGCGGCGCGGGAAAAGGCTTCGCGTTCACCGTTCAGGCAGCGAAATACGTCGCGATCTCGATGGCCTATGACGATGTCATCCGCGTTGCCGACCTGAAGGTGCGGGCATCCCGTTTCGACCGGGTTCGCAAGGAGGTCGGGGCAAAGGCCGACCAGATCGTCTACATGACAGAGTATATGCATCCGCGCATGGAGGAGATCTGCGGCACTCTTCCGAAGCGGCTGGGCCTGTGGATCGAAAACCGGCCGAAGCTGTTTGCCCGGCTCGATCGCCTCGTCAACAAGGGGCGAAGGGTGCAAACGGGAACGCTGTTCTGGTTCCTAAGCCTTTATGCCGTTTCGGCTTTGCGCGGGACACGCCGGGGAACATTGCGCCATTCCCGTGAGATGGCACACCGTGACGCCTGGCTCGCAATGGCCACCGGCCTGCTCGCTGCCAACTACGATCTCGCCGTCGAGGTGCTCAACAACAGGCGCCTCGTCAAGGGCTACTCCGACACCCACGCCCGCGGCCTGTCGAAATTCGACCGTGTCATGTCGGCGCTGCCGCTGTTGCGAGATCGGGAGGACGGTGCCGCCTGGATGAAGCGCCTGCGCCAAGCAGCCCTGCTCGACGAAAGCGGTATCGCGCTCGATGGCGCGCTAAAGACGGTGGCAACGCTTTAG
- a CDS encoding indolepyruvate ferredoxin oxidoreductase subunit alpha, whose product MAERSFAREVEDLKLGEGDTFRGEGILAITKALLQSGVSYVGGYQGSPISHLMDVLADAKDVMEDLGIHFETSASEAAAAAMLSASVMYPVRGAVTWKSTAGTNVASDALSNLSSGGVTGGALIIIGEDYGEGSSIMQERSHAYAMKSQMWLLNPRPNLPSIVDAVETGFELSEASNTPVMLQVGIRSCHVHGQFEAKNNKRPEFTLRQALENPVRDVNRIVLPPATFVHEKQKLEHRWPAAVEFIKRRRLNEYFGPSEGDVGIILLGGMYNGVMRSLQQLGLADVYGNCSVPLYVLNVAYPLIDDQLAEFCASKKAVLMVEEGAPEYIEQSLNTILRRRDIQTRIAGKDTLPMGGEYTTQVLMKGIKTFLETHARVLLGNQPPLPDPSPVLNDPKVRALAEVVPPRPAGFCIGCPERPIFAAMKLVEQELGEHHVAADIGCHLFSILPPFNIGGTTMGYGLGPASASAFNVEADKRSISVMGDGGFWHNGLATSVGNAVFNKQDGVILVIDNFYSAATGGQDILSSRADNPRRKTNNSIVNAVKGIGATWVRQIDRTYDVAKMRDTLREALTTKEPGPKIIVASSECMLNKQRRVKPLFNKAVKDGKRMVKERFGVDEDVCTGDHACIRLSGCPSLSVKHTDDPLKDDPVAAIDNSCVGCGNCGEVAEAAILCPSFYRADIIHNPTGWDRFLARMRSAVIGWLQARRKASRIVFAD is encoded by the coding sequence ATGGCTGAACGGTCTTTTGCCCGCGAAGTCGAGGACCTGAAGCTGGGGGAGGGCGACACCTTCCGCGGCGAGGGAATTCTCGCGATTACCAAGGCGTTGCTGCAGTCCGGCGTCTCCTATGTCGGCGGCTACCAGGGCTCGCCGATCTCGCATCTGATGGACGTGCTGGCCGACGCCAAGGATGTCATGGAAGACCTCGGCATCCACTTCGAGACATCGGCCTCGGAGGCAGCGGCGGCGGCGATGCTGTCGGCCTCGGTGATGTACCCGGTGCGCGGCGCCGTCACCTGGAAGTCGACGGCCGGCACCAACGTTGCCTCCGACGCACTCTCCAACCTGTCGTCCGGCGGGGTGACCGGCGGCGCGCTGATCATCATTGGCGAGGATTACGGCGAGGGATCGTCGATCATGCAGGAGCGCAGCCATGCCTATGCGATGAAGTCGCAGATGTGGTTGCTCAATCCACGCCCCAACCTGCCGTCGATCGTCGATGCTGTCGAAACCGGCTTCGAGCTTTCCGAGGCCTCCAATACACCCGTGATGCTGCAGGTCGGTATCCGCAGCTGCCATGTGCACGGCCAGTTCGAAGCAAAGAACAATAAGCGGCCGGAGTTCACGCTGCGCCAGGCGCTGGAAAATCCGGTCCGCGACGTCAACCGCATCGTCCTGCCGCCAGCGACCTTCGTCCATGAAAAGCAGAAGCTGGAGCACCGCTGGCCGGCTGCCGTAGAGTTCATCAAGCGCCGCAGGCTCAACGAATATTTCGGTCCCAGCGAAGGCGATGTCGGCATCATACTGCTGGGTGGCATGTATAATGGCGTCATGCGCTCGTTGCAGCAGCTTGGCCTTGCCGATGTCTATGGCAACTGTTCCGTGCCTCTGTATGTGCTCAACGTCGCCTATCCGCTGATCGACGACCAGCTGGCCGAATTCTGCGCCAGCAAAAAGGCCGTTCTGATGGTCGAGGAGGGGGCGCCGGAATATATCGAGCAGTCGCTGAACACGATCCTGCGCCGCCGCGACATCCAGACGCGGATCGCCGGCAAGGACACCCTGCCGATGGGCGGCGAATACACGACGCAGGTGCTGATGAAGGGCATCAAGACCTTCCTCGAGACCCATGCGCGCGTGCTGCTCGGCAACCAGCCGCCGCTGCCGGATCCGTCGCCCGTTCTCAACGATCCGAAGGTCAGGGCGCTGGCCGAGGTCGTACCGCCGAGGCCTGCCGGTTTCTGCATCGGCTGTCCGGAGCGGCCGATCTTTGCAGCAATGAAACTGGTCGAACAGGAACTGGGCGAGCACCATGTCGCCGCCGATATTGGCTGTCACCTGTTCTCGATCCTGCCGCCGTTCAACATCGGTGGCACGACGATGGGCTACGGTCTTGGACCAGCCTCGGCCTCGGCCTTCAATGTCGAAGCGGACAAGCGTTCGATCTCGGTCATGGGCGACGGTGGCTTCTGGCACAACGGGTTGGCGACCTCAGTCGGCAATGCGGTGTTCAACAAGCAGGACGGCGTCATCCTCGTCATCGACAATTTCTACTCCGCAGCCACTGGCGGCCAGGACATCCTGTCGTCGCGCGCGGACAATCCGCGGCGCAAGACCAACAATTCCATCGTCAATGCCGTCAAGGGCATCGGCGCCACCTGGGTCCGCCAGATCGACCGGACCTACGATGTCGCCAAGATGCGCGACACCCTGCGCGAGGCATTGACGACCAAGGAGCCGGGCCCGAAGATCATCGTCGCCTCGTCGGAATGCATGCTCAACAAGCAGCGCCGGGTGAAGCCTTTGTTCAACAAGGCGGTGAAGGACGGCAAGCGTATGGTCAAGGAGCGCTTCGGCGTCGACGAGGATGTCTGCACCGGCGACCACGCCTGCATCCGGCTGTCGGGCTGTCCGTCGCTGTCGGTCAAGCACACCGACGACCCGCTGAAGGACGATCCGGTCGCTGCCATCGACAACAGCTGCGTCGGCTGCGGCAATTGCGGCGAGGTGGCGGAGGCCGCCATCCTCTGTCCGTCGTTCTACCGCGCCGATATTATCCACAACCCGACCGGCTGGGACCGCTTTCTCGCTAGGATGCGCAGTGCCGTCATCGGCTGGCTGCAGGCCCGCCGCAAGGCAAGCCGCATCGTCTTTGCAGATTGA
- a CDS encoding ABC transporter substrate-binding protein encodes MDHLTRRQALSLGAATFITGILAGRTVVEAADVNTLTIAFNVNLPAFDPTTGPSAVNPTIQAIYRSVFDQFIGQGPDLKFQPGLLTKWGWNDDKTKVWMDVREGVTWHDGSKFTPEDVVWSLNRAGDQKGGNPISFIWSTATNYKIEGNRITGDVVRYEPTYFMWMAFLTGYVLPKDYFTKVGPEGFEKKPIGTGPYMVDAYEGNSFLRLKANPNYFGGKPAFETVIYKFVPDTTSRVAEIESGSSDVTLEVPYEDFDRLKKKKGLDGVATPVSDIGMIFISNVGPMLDKNVRLAANMAIDKDAIIKRLLRGYGKPLSTLEAPEYSAYDAAIKTPYDPEGAKKLLAASGFSPEKPVKFAIKTTRGFKPKDYEMIQAIVGMWRKVGIEAEIEVYEIAKHYELRAAHQLGPAAFYNWGNAIGDPTTSTGFAMYSKSPHSGWKTDDVDNLINPLWGEKDEAKRIAGWKAVDKYIAEEGYVIPLLQYAQPILYKSSVKVTPNISGALQAAQVAKA; translated from the coding sequence ATGGACCATCTGACACGGCGCCAGGCGTTGAGCCTAGGCGCGGCTACTTTCATCACGGGCATTCTCGCTGGCCGGACGGTCGTCGAGGCGGCCGATGTGAATACGCTGACGATCGCATTCAACGTCAACCTGCCGGCCTTCGACCCGACGACAGGCCCCTCGGCCGTCAATCCGACGATCCAGGCGATCTACCGCTCGGTCTTCGACCAGTTCATCGGCCAGGGCCCGGACCTGAAGTTCCAGCCCGGCCTGCTCACAAAATGGGGTTGGAACGACGACAAGACCAAAGTCTGGATGGACGTCCGCGAGGGCGTTACCTGGCACGATGGATCCAAATTTACCCCGGAGGATGTCGTCTGGTCGCTCAACCGCGCTGGCGACCAGAAGGGCGGCAACCCGATCTCCTTCATCTGGTCGACTGCCACCAACTACAAGATCGAGGGCAACCGGATTACCGGGGACGTCGTTCGCTACGAGCCGACCTATTTCATGTGGATGGCCTTCCTGACAGGCTATGTCCTGCCGAAAGACTACTTCACGAAAGTCGGTCCGGAGGGCTTCGAGAAGAAGCCTATCGGCACGGGCCCGTATATGGTCGATGCCTACGAGGGCAATTCCTTTCTGCGCCTCAAGGCCAATCCGAACTATTTCGGCGGCAAGCCAGCCTTCGAGACGGTCATCTACAAATTCGTCCCGGATACGACAAGCCGCGTCGCCGAGATCGAATCCGGCTCCTCCGACGTGACGCTGGAAGTGCCCTACGAGGATTTCGACCGCCTCAAGAAGAAGAAGGGCCTCGACGGCGTCGCAACGCCTGTCTCCGACATCGGCATGATCTTCATTTCCAATGTCGGCCCGATGCTCGACAAGAACGTCCGGCTCGCCGCCAACATGGCGATCGACAAGGACGCCATCATCAAGCGCCTGCTGCGCGGCTACGGCAAGCCGTTGTCGACGCTCGAGGCGCCGGAATATTCGGCATATGACGCCGCCATCAAGACGCCTTACGACCCGGAAGGTGCCAAGAAGCTTCTTGCGGCCAGTGGCTTCTCGCCGGAAAAGCCCGTGAAGTTCGCCATCAAGACCACCCGCGGCTTCAAGCCAAAGGACTACGAGATGATCCAGGCGATCGTCGGCATGTGGCGCAAGGTCGGCATCGAAGCGGAAATCGAAGTCTACGAGATCGCCAAGCACTACGAGCTTCGCGCCGCTCACCAGCTCGGTCCTGCCGCCTTCTACAACTGGGGCAATGCCATCGGCGATCCAACGACCTCGACCGGCTTTGCAATGTACAGCAAATCGCCGCATTCGGGCTGGAAGACGGACGATGTCGACAACCTGATCAACCCTCTCTGGGGCGAAAAGGACGAAGCCAAGCGCATCGCGGGCTGGAAGGCGGTCGATAAGTATATTGCCGAAGAGGGATACGTCATCCCGCTGCTGCAATATGCCCAGCCGATCCTCTACAAATCGAGCGTCAAGGTCACCCCGAACATCTCGGGCGCCCTGCAAGCAGCGCAGGTAGCGAAGGCCTGA